A single window of Nicotiana tomentosiformis chromosome 1, ASM39032v3, whole genome shotgun sequence DNA harbors:
- the LOC104100904 gene encoding putative disease resistance RPP13-like protein 1 codes for MEIGLAVGGAFLSSVFNVLLDRLAPQGELLKMFQRQKHDFRLLEKLRRTLCGFRAVLSDAENKQTSNLDVSQWLNELRDAVDSAENLIEEVNYEVLRIKVEGQHQNLPETSKQQVSDLNLCLSNDFIINIKEKLEYTIETLEELQKQIGHLGLKEYFYSGKRETRRLSTSVVDESDIFGRQNEIGELVDRLLSVDTTGKKLTVIPIVGMAGIGKTTLAKVVYNDEKVKEYFDLKAWFCVSEPYDAFRITKGLLQEIGLILDANLNQLQVKLKENLKGKKFLIVLDDVWNDNYNEWDDLRNLFVQGDVGSKIIVTTRKESVALTMGNDDQISMDTLSSEVSWSLFKRHAFENMDPKEHLELEEVGKHIAAKCNGLPLALKTLAGMLRSKSDTEGWKHILRSEIWELSDNGIIPALMLSYNDLPAHLKRCFSYCAIFPKDYPFRKEQVIQLWIANGLVHGLQKDETIEDLGNLYFLELRSRSLFETVRQSSQRKVEEFLMHDLVNDLAQIASSKLCIRLEDNNGSHRLEKSRHLSYSMGCDNFEKLKSLHELEQLRTLLPISLKPNYIPIYLSKRVLHNILPRLTSLRALSLSHYAIKELPNDLFIKLRLLRFLDLSWTKIKKLPDSVCVLYNLETFLLSFCDYLEELPLQMEKLINLRYLNISGTSRLKMSLHPRKLKSLKVLVGAKFLLSGCSGLRIEDLAELQNLYGSVSILELQNVADIREALKANMRGKEHIEKLSLEWSGDIADNSQNEGDILDELQPNTNIKELEITGYRGTNFPNWLADHSFLKLVKFSLTDCKYCYSLPALGQLPSLKFLTIRGMHQISEVTEEFYGSLSCKKPFNSLETLEFSKMLEWKRWHVLRNEEFPALQYLRIEDCPKLIGRLPENLCSLTTLKISKCPKLNLETPIQLSGLKEFEVVGSPKVGVLFDHAEMFTSLLQGMKHIVKLNIIECYSLTSLPISSLPSTLKEIKIYQNQKLKLELSVSEMISSRSHMFLERLTLAGCYSIDDIPAELVPSAHILRIERCHRLTRLLIPTGIEILEINRCENLEILSVACGKQTRSLHDLHINKSQKLKLLPEGMQEFLPSLKKLILENCPEIESFPEGGLPFNLEVLHIVDCKKLVNGRKEWGLQRLPCLTSLRIFHDGSDQEILGDENWELPCSIRRLWVSNLKTLSSQVLKSLTSLEFLFTYNLPQIQSLLEEGLPSCLSHLTLNDHNELHSLQTEGLRRLTSLRSLKIYHCHQLQSIPESALPSSLFELFIENCPNLQSVQVKRKPSVLSLLHICHCGNLQPLPESVLPSSLSKLVIFHCPKLQSLPVKGMPSSISTLWIHNCPLLKPSLEFEEGDYWPKIAQIPTIKVDEEYL; via the coding sequence ATGGAGATTGGTTTAGCAGTTGGTGGTGCATTTCTCTCTTCAGTTTTTAATGTTCTCCTTGATAGGCTTGCTCCTCAGGGTGAGCTGCTGAAGATGTTTCAGAGGCAAAAACATGATTTTCGACTCTTAGAGAAGCTGAGGAGGACATTGTGTGGTTTTCGGGCTGTACTAAGTGATGCAGAGAATAAGCAGACATCGAATCTAGACGTGAGTCAGTGGCTTAATGAACTTCGGGATGCTGTGGACAGTGCTGAAAACTTAATCGAAGAGGTCAATTATGAAGTTTTGAGAATTAAGGTAGAAGGTCAGCATCAAAATCTTCCAGAAACAAGCAAACAACAAGTAAGTGACCTGAACTTGTGTTTGAGTAATGATTTTATTATTAACATAAAGGAGAAACTGGAATACACCATTGAAACTCTGGAGGAGTTGCAAAAGCAAATTGGTCACCTTGGCCTTAAAGAGTATTTTTATTCGGGTAAACGAGAAACTAGAAGACTTTCAACTTCTGTGGTTGATGAATCTGATATCTTTGGTAGGCAGAATGAAATAGGGGAATTGGTTGACCGTTTATTATCGGTTGATACAACTGGAAAAAAATTGACTGTAATTCCTATTGTTGGAATGGCTGGGATTGGCAAAACAACACTAGCTAAAGTTGTTTACAATGATGAGAAGGTGAAAGAGTATTTTGATTTGAAAGCTTGGTTTTGTGTGTCTGAACCATATGATGCTTTTAGAATAACAAAAGGGTTACTTCAAGAAATTGGCTTAATCCTTGATGCCAATCTTAATCAGCTACAGGTCAAATTGAAGGAAAACTTAAAGGGAAAAAAGTTTCTTATTGTTCTAGATGATGTTTGGAATGACAACTATAATGAGTGGGATGACTTGAGAAATCTTTTTGTACAAGGAGACGTAGGAAGTAAGATCATTGTGACGACACGTAAGGAAAGTGTTGCCTTGACGATGGGTAATGACGACCAAATTAGCATGGACACTTTGTCTAGTGAAGTCTCTTGGTCTTTATTCAAACGACATGCATTTGAAAACATGGATCCTAAGGAACATCTAGAACTTGAAGAGGTTGGGAAACACATTGCAGCTAAGTGCAACGGATTACCGTTAGCTCTAAAGACACTTGCTGGCATGTTACGCTCCAAATCAGATACTGAAGGGTGGAAACACATTTTAAGAAGTGAAATATGGGAGTTGTCGGACAATGGCATAATACCAGCATTAATGTTGAGCTACAATGATCTTCCCGCACATTTGAAGCGATGTTTTTCCTATTGTGCAATATTTCCCAAAGATTATCCATTTCGAAAAGAACAAGTAATTCAATTGTGGATTGCTAATGGCCTAGTACATGGGTTGCAAAAAGATGAAACAATTGAAGATTTGGGCAACCTATACTTTCTCGAGTTGAGATCAAGATCATTGTTCGAAACGGTCCGACAGTCTTCTCAAAGGAAGGTAGAGGAATTCTTAATGCATGACCTTGTTAATGATTTGGCCCAAATTGCATCTTCAAAACTTTGTATCAGGTTGGAAGATAATAATGGATCTCATAGATTGGAAAAAAGTCGACACCTCTCATATTCAATGGGTTGTGATAACTTTGAGAAATTGAAATCCCTGCATGAATTGGAGCAATTGAGGACATTGCTTCCGATAAGCCTCAAACCCAATTATATTCCAATTTATCTAAGCAAGAGGGTGCTGCATAACATATTGCCAAGACTAACATCCTTAAGGGCACTATCATTGTCTCATTATGCTATCAAAGAGTTGCCGAATGACTTGTTCATCAAATTAAGACTCCTAAGGTTTTTGGACCTTTCTTGGACAAAGATAAAAAAATTGCCAGATTCAGTTTGTGTACTGTATAACTTAGAGACATTTCTCTTATCATTTTGTGATTATCTTGAGGAGTTGCCATTGCAGATGGAAAAGTTGATCAACTTACGTTACCTTAATATTAGCGGCACTTCTCGCTTGAAGATGTCGTTACATCCAAGAAAGTTGAAAAGCCTCAAGGTCTTAGTGGGAGCTAAATTTCTTCTAAGTGGTTGTAGTGGTTTGAGAATCGAAGATTTGGCTGAATTGCAGAACTTGTATGGATCTGTATCAATTCTAGAATTGCAAAATGTGGCTGACATAAGGGAAGCTTTGAAGGCAAATATGAGGGGAAAGGAGCATATAGAGAAGTTATCATTGGAGTGGAGTGGAGATATTGCCGACAACTCACAAAATGAAGGAGACATACTTGATGAGTTACAACCAAATACAAACATAAAAGAACTCGAGATCACCGGATATAGAGGGACAAATTTTCCAAATTGGCTAGCTGATCATTCCTTTCTTAAACTGGTGAAATTTTCTCTTACTGACTGCAAGTATTGTTATTCGCTGCCCGCACTAGGACAACTTCCTTCTTTGAAATTCCTTACCATTAGAGGGATGCATCAAATATCAGAGGTGACTGAAGAATTCTATGGTAGTTTGTCTTGCAAAAAGCCATTTAACTCTCTTGAGACGCTTGAATTTTCAAAGATGCTAGAGTGGAAGCGGTGGCATGTACTAAGGAATGAGGAGTTCCCTGCACTTCAGTACCTCAGAATTGAAGATTGTCCCAAGTTGATTGGGAGGTTGCCTGAAAATCTTTGTTCTTTAACAACATTGAAAATTTCAAAATGTCCTAAACTCAATTTGGAGACACCTATCCAACTTTCAGGTTTAAAAGAGTTTGAAGTTGTTGGTTCTCCTAAGGTTGGAGTTCTTTTTGATCATGCTGAAATGTTTACATCCCTACTTCAGGGAATGAAGCACATagttaaattaaatattattgagTGTTACTCTCTTACATCCTTACCTATTAGCAGTCTGCCAAGTACCTTGAAGGAAATAAAGATATATCAAAATCAGAAATTGAAATTGGAGTTGTCAGTTAGTGAGATGATCTCTAGCAGAAGTCACATGTTTCTCGAGAGATTGACACTAGCTGGATGTTATTCTATAGATGATATACCAGCTGAGTTGGTCCCAAGTGCACACATTTTGAGAATTGAGCGTTGTCACCGCCTCACAAGGCTTTTGATTCCCACTGGGATTGAGATACTCGAAATTAACAGATGTGAGAATCTTGAAATACTTTCGGTGGCATGTGGGAAACAGACCAGGTCGTTGCATGATTTGCATATTAACAAAAGCCAGAAGCTGAAGTTGCTACCAGAAGGAATGCAAGAATTCCTTCCATCTCTTAAGAAACTGATACTAGAAAATTGTCCAGAAATCGAGTCCTTTCCTGAAGGAGGATTGCCCTTCAATTTAGAAGTCCTTCACATCGTCGATTGCAAGAAACTGGTGAATGGCCGAAAGGAGTGGGGTTTACAGAGACTTCCCTGTCTCACAAGTTTACGCATCTTCCATGATGGCAGTGACCAAGAGATTCTTGGTGATGAGAATTGGGAGTTGCCTTGCTCTATTCGACGTCTTTGGGTATCCAATCTGAAAACATTAAGCAGCCAAGTTCTCAAAAGCCTCACCTCTCTTGAATTTCTATTTACTTACAATTTACCTCAAATTCAGTCACTGCTAGAAGAAGGGCTTCCCTCGTGTCTTTCTCATCTAACATTAAATGATCATAATGAGCTCCATTCACTACAAACCGAAGGTCTTAGGCGCCTCACTTCGCTTCGAAGCCTAAAGATATACCACTGCCATCAACTCCAATCTATTCCAGAATCAGCGCTGCCCTCCTCCCTCTTTGAGCTGTTTATTGAAAACTGCCCTAATCTCCAATCTGTTCAAGTAAAAAGAAAGCCGTCCGTCCTCTCTCTGCTGCATATCTGTCACTGTGGTAATCTCCAACCTCTTCCAGAATCAGTGTTGCCTTCCTCCCTATCTAAGCTGGTTATCTTTCATTGCCCTAAACTCCAATCTCTTCCGGTAAAAGGGATGCCCTCTTCCATCTCTACACTATGGATTCACAACTGTCCATTGCTCAAACCAAGTCTAGAATTTGAGGAGGGGGATTACTGGCCAAAAATTGCTCAAATTCCCACCATAAAAGTCGATGAGGAATACCTCTAA